From the Primulina tabacum isolate GXHZ01 chromosome 15, ASM2559414v2, whole genome shotgun sequence genome, one window contains:
- the LOC142527652 gene encoding putative pectate lyase 8, with protein sequence MAMGASEKWLRPLFSLLLLVLFVGAMARVHKNETRSFRWEGIDEGALNEHAVDDPEEVAKMVEMATRNSTERRNLGYFSCGTGNPIDDCWRCDPNWQRNRKRLADCGIGFGRNAAGGRDGRFYVVTDSGDDDPVNPRPGTLRYAVIQEEPLWIVFKRDMIITLKQELIMNSFKTIDGRGVNVHIANGGCITVQFITNVIIHGLHIHDCKPTGNAMVRSSPSHYGWRTTADGDAISIFGSSHIWVDHNSLSHCADGLVDAVMGSTAITISNNYFTHHNEVMLLGHSDSYVRDKQMQVTIAYNHFGEGLIQRMPRCRLGYFHVVNNDYTHWEMYAIGGSANPTINSQGNRYLAPANRFAKEVTKRVDTAESKWKGWNWRSAGDLMLNGAYFTPSGAGASASYARASSLGAKSSSMVGSITSGAGVLGCRPGRQC encoded by the exons ATGGCAATGGGAGCTTCGGAAAAATGGCTGCGGCCTCTGTTTTCTTTGCTGCTGCTCGTGCTTTTCGTCGGAGCAATGGCAAGAGTTCACAAAAACGAAACCCGAAGTTTCAG GTGGGAAGGAATTGACGAGGGTGCTTTGAATGAGCATGCGGTGGATGACCCGGAGGAGGTCGCAAAAATGGTTGAAAT ggCCACTCGGAACAGCACGGAGAGGCGAAATCTTGGATATTTCTCCTGTGGAACTGGTAACCCTATTGATGACTGTTGGCGTTGTGATCCTAACTGGCAGAGAAACCGCAAGAGACTTGCTGACTGTGGTATTGGTTTTGGGCGCAATGCCGCCGGCGGACGTGATGGCCGATTCTATGTTGTCACTGATTCTGGTGATGATGACCCTGTCAACCCCAGGCCCGGCACTTTACGTTATGCTGTTATCCAGGAGGAGCCTCTTTGGATAGTGTTCAAGCGCGACATGATTATTACTTTGAAGCAAGAGCTCATAATGAACAGCTTTAAGACCATAGATGGTCGCGGAGTCAATGTGCACATTGCCAATGGAGGCTGCATCACAGTCCAATTCATTACCAATGTGATTATTCATGGGCTGCACATTCACGACTGTAAGCCGACAGGAAACGCAATGGTGCGGAGCTCACCATCACATTATGGTTGGAGGACGACGGCTGATGGTGATGCCATTTCTATCTTTGGATCGAGCCATATTTGGGTCGATCATAACTCGCTCTCTCACTGTGCTGACGGCCTTGTAGATGCTGTCATGGGCTCTACTGCCATCACCATTTCAAACAATTATTTTACCCATCATAATGAG GTTATGCTGTTGGGTCATAGCGATTCTTATGTCAGAGACAAGCAAATGCAAGTGACCATCGCCTATAATCATTTCGGGGAAGGCCTCATTCAAAGAATGCCAAG GTGCAGACTTGGATACTTCCACGTTGTGAACAATGACTACACTCATTGGGAGATGTATGCCATCGGTGGAAGTGCAAACCCCACTATCAACAGCCAAGGCAACAGATATCTTGCACCAGCCAATCGTTTTGCAAAAGAG GTGACAAAGAGGGTAGATACAGCTGAGAGTAAATGGAAGGGTTGGAACTGGAGATCAGCAGGTGACTTGATGTTGAATGGAGCTTATTTCACTCCATCTGGAGCCGGAGCTTCGGCCAGCTATGCTAGAGCTTCAAGCTTAGGTGCCAAGTCTTCCTCCATGGTTGGATCTATCACTTCTGGTGCTGGAGTTCTTGGTTGCCGGCCTGGCCGCCAGTGCTAA
- the LOC142526696 gene encoding C-type lectin receptor-like tyrosine-protein kinase At1g52310 isoform X1 produces the protein MARMGFRPTIHSHLLSLLASCLLLVILKASTSSGFNESLNVSLSPPFQNQTLTKVYLAVSCPSGWIGNPVNTKCYKHVANGASWDESENHCRSYNGHLASVTSSKELVMLQKLCAENSMGCWVGGRKDNNTLGGVWKWSDKISYWNDSLSPSMPIQFGCTNMSCISSNFSAMCTLITNGTSSLLAQRCNTSHAFLCMHNIENNCHHMHCHQEYLIILAVVSGLIFFTTLAVVIWLLVYRRNKKRKRSRKLSNPAELALVPPSWRVFTREELKAITKNFSEGNRLMGDAKTGGTYSGVLPDGSRVAVKRLKRSSFQRKKEFYSEIGRVARLHHSSLVAIKGCCYDHGERYIVYEFIVNGPLDRWLHHIPRGARTLDWAMRMKVATSLAQGIAFLHDKVKPQVVHRDIRASNVLLDEDFGAHLMGVGLSKFVPWEVMHERRVMAGGTHGYLAPEFVYRNEQTTKSDVYSFGVLLLEIVSGRRPAQAVDSVGWQSIFEWATPLVQSHRYLELLDPLISSSSSSSSVIPEAGTVQKVVDLVYSCTQHVPSMRPRMSHVVHQLQQLVQLPPVK, from the exons ATGGCGAGGATGGGTTTCAGGCCTACAATTCATTCACACCTTCTTTCCCTACTCGCTTCTTGTCTCCTACTTGTTATATTGAAGGCATCAACCTCATCG GGCTTTAATGAGTCGCTTAATGTATCTTTATCGCCACCTTTTCAGAACCAAACTCTCACCAAAG TTTATTTGGCAGTGTCATGCCCTTCTGGTTGGATTGGCAACCCTGTTAACACTAAGTGTTATAAACATGTTGCAAATGGTGCATCGTGGGATGAATCTGAGAACCACTGCAGGTCTTATAATGGACACCTTGCGTCAGTTACTTCATCTAAAGAACTTGTCATGCTTCAAAAGTTGTGTGCTGAAAATTCCATGGGATGCTGGGTTGGTGGAAGAAAAGACAATAACACACTTGGTGGAGTTTGGAAATGGTCGGATAAAATATCTTACTGGAATGACTCTCTTAGTCCTAGCATGCCAATCCAGTTCGGTTGTACCAATATGTCTTGTATCAGCAGTAATTTTTCAGCTATGTGCACATTGATTACCAATGGGACATCGTCTCTTCTGGCTCAGAGATGCAATACATCACATGCCTTCTTGTGCATGCACAATATAG AGAACAACTGTCATCACATGCACTGCCACCAAGAATATCTTATCATTCTTGCTGTTGTTAGTGgtttgattttcttcacaacCCTGGCTGTTGTGATATGGCTTCTTGTATATAGGCGTAATAAGAAGCGTAAAAGATCTCGCAAGCTGTCCAATCCAGCAGAATTGGCATTAGTTCCTCCATCATGGAGAGTGTTTACCCGTGAGGAACTGAAGGCTATTACCAAGAATTTTAGTGAAGGAAACCGCCTTATGGGTGATGCCAAAACGGGGGGCACATATAGTGGAGTTCTTCCGGATGGGTCAAGAGTAGCAGTTAAAAGGTTGAAGAGATCTAGCTTTCAGAGGAAAAAGGAGTTCTATTCTGAGATTGGACGTGTTGCAAGATTACATCATTCAAGCTTGGTGGCTATCAAAGGATGTTGCTATGACCACGGTGAGCGTTATATTGTGTATGAGTTTATTGTGAATGGACCATTAGACAGATGGCTACACCATATTCCCAGAGGGGCTCGGACTTTGGATTGGGCAATGAGAATGAAAGTTGCCACAAGCCTTGCTCAAGGGATAGC GTTCCTCCATGACAAAGTGAAACCACAGGTTGTGCATCGTGATATCCGTGCAAGTAATGTACTTCTTGATGAGGACTTTGGCGCACATCTTATGGGAGTTGGTCTCTCAAAGTTTGTTCCATGGGAGGTAATGCATGAGAGGCGAGTAATGGCTGGTGGAACTCATGGATATCTTGCTCCAGAGTTTGTCTACAGAAACGAGCAGACAACAAAGAGTGATGTTTACAGCTTCGGGGTGCTTTTGCTTGAAATTGTTAGCGGGCGTAGACCTGCCCAAGCGGTTGATTCTGTTGGTTGGCAAAGTATATTTGAGTGGGCTACACCACTGGTGCAATCTCATCGATATCTCGAGCTGTTGGATCCTCTTATATCCTCATCTTCATCTTCATCTTCTGTGATTCCTGAAGCTGGAACTGTGCAGAAAGTAGTGGACCTTGTATACTCTTGCACTCAGCATGTACCGTCTATGCGTCCTAGAATGTCACACGTTGTCCACCAGCTACAGCAGTTGGTGCAGCTTCCTCCAGTCAAATAA
- the LOC142526696 gene encoding C-type lectin receptor-like tyrosine-protein kinase At1g52310 isoform X2, whose protein sequence is MARMGFRPTIHSHLLSLLASCLLLVILKASTSSGFNESLNVSLSPPFQNQTLTKVSCPSGWIGNPVNTKCYKHVANGASWDESENHCRSYNGHLASVTSSKELVMLQKLCAENSMGCWVGGRKDNNTLGGVWKWSDKISYWNDSLSPSMPIQFGCTNMSCISSNFSAMCTLITNGTSSLLAQRCNTSHAFLCMHNIENNCHHMHCHQEYLIILAVVSGLIFFTTLAVVIWLLVYRRNKKRKRSRKLSNPAELALVPPSWRVFTREELKAITKNFSEGNRLMGDAKTGGTYSGVLPDGSRVAVKRLKRSSFQRKKEFYSEIGRVARLHHSSLVAIKGCCYDHGERYIVYEFIVNGPLDRWLHHIPRGARTLDWAMRMKVATSLAQGIAFLHDKVKPQVVHRDIRASNVLLDEDFGAHLMGVGLSKFVPWEVMHERRVMAGGTHGYLAPEFVYRNEQTTKSDVYSFGVLLLEIVSGRRPAQAVDSVGWQSIFEWATPLVQSHRYLELLDPLISSSSSSSSVIPEAGTVQKVVDLVYSCTQHVPSMRPRMSHVVHQLQQLVQLPPVK, encoded by the exons ATGGCGAGGATGGGTTTCAGGCCTACAATTCATTCACACCTTCTTTCCCTACTCGCTTCTTGTCTCCTACTTGTTATATTGAAGGCATCAACCTCATCG GGCTTTAATGAGTCGCTTAATGTATCTTTATCGCCACCTTTTCAGAACCAAACTCTCACCAAAG TGTCATGCCCTTCTGGTTGGATTGGCAACCCTGTTAACACTAAGTGTTATAAACATGTTGCAAATGGTGCATCGTGGGATGAATCTGAGAACCACTGCAGGTCTTATAATGGACACCTTGCGTCAGTTACTTCATCTAAAGAACTTGTCATGCTTCAAAAGTTGTGTGCTGAAAATTCCATGGGATGCTGGGTTGGTGGAAGAAAAGACAATAACACACTTGGTGGAGTTTGGAAATGGTCGGATAAAATATCTTACTGGAATGACTCTCTTAGTCCTAGCATGCCAATCCAGTTCGGTTGTACCAATATGTCTTGTATCAGCAGTAATTTTTCAGCTATGTGCACATTGATTACCAATGGGACATCGTCTCTTCTGGCTCAGAGATGCAATACATCACATGCCTTCTTGTGCATGCACAATATAG AGAACAACTGTCATCACATGCACTGCCACCAAGAATATCTTATCATTCTTGCTGTTGTTAGTGgtttgattttcttcacaacCCTGGCTGTTGTGATATGGCTTCTTGTATATAGGCGTAATAAGAAGCGTAAAAGATCTCGCAAGCTGTCCAATCCAGCAGAATTGGCATTAGTTCCTCCATCATGGAGAGTGTTTACCCGTGAGGAACTGAAGGCTATTACCAAGAATTTTAGTGAAGGAAACCGCCTTATGGGTGATGCCAAAACGGGGGGCACATATAGTGGAGTTCTTCCGGATGGGTCAAGAGTAGCAGTTAAAAGGTTGAAGAGATCTAGCTTTCAGAGGAAAAAGGAGTTCTATTCTGAGATTGGACGTGTTGCAAGATTACATCATTCAAGCTTGGTGGCTATCAAAGGATGTTGCTATGACCACGGTGAGCGTTATATTGTGTATGAGTTTATTGTGAATGGACCATTAGACAGATGGCTACACCATATTCCCAGAGGGGCTCGGACTTTGGATTGGGCAATGAGAATGAAAGTTGCCACAAGCCTTGCTCAAGGGATAGC GTTCCTCCATGACAAAGTGAAACCACAGGTTGTGCATCGTGATATCCGTGCAAGTAATGTACTTCTTGATGAGGACTTTGGCGCACATCTTATGGGAGTTGGTCTCTCAAAGTTTGTTCCATGGGAGGTAATGCATGAGAGGCGAGTAATGGCTGGTGGAACTCATGGATATCTTGCTCCAGAGTTTGTCTACAGAAACGAGCAGACAACAAAGAGTGATGTTTACAGCTTCGGGGTGCTTTTGCTTGAAATTGTTAGCGGGCGTAGACCTGCCCAAGCGGTTGATTCTGTTGGTTGGCAAAGTATATTTGAGTGGGCTACACCACTGGTGCAATCTCATCGATATCTCGAGCTGTTGGATCCTCTTATATCCTCATCTTCATCTTCATCTTCTGTGATTCCTGAAGCTGGAACTGTGCAGAAAGTAGTGGACCTTGTATACTCTTGCACTCAGCATGTACCGTCTATGCGTCCTAGAATGTCACACGTTGTCCACCAGCTACAGCAGTTGGTGCAGCTTCCTCCAGTCAAATAA